The proteins below are encoded in one region of Apodemus sylvaticus chromosome 13, mApoSyl1.1, whole genome shotgun sequence:
- the LOC127698099 gene encoding serine protease inhibitor Kazal-type 7, with product MKLLGGLLLLFTASYFCNCSEVTSHPSATVDCDIYKKYPVVAIPCPIENIPVCGSDYITYGNKCKLCTEILRSNGTIQFLHEGHC from the exons ATGAAGCTCCTTGGTGGTCTCCTGCTGCTCTTCACAGCATCCTATTTCTGCAACTGCTCTG AAGTTACCAGCCACCCTTCAGCAACA GTGGACTGTGACATCTACAAGAAGTACCCAGTGGTGGCTATCCCTTGCCCCATTGAAAACATACCAGTTTGTGGCTCTGACTATATCACTTATGGGAATAAATGCAAGTTGTGTACAGAGATCTT GAGAAGTAATGGAACAATTCAGTTTCTTCATGAAGGGCACTGCTGA